A genomic region of Amphiura filiformis chromosome 6, Afil_fr2py, whole genome shotgun sequence contains the following coding sequences:
- the LOC140154218 gene encoding uncharacterized protein, whose protein sequence is MTVTMFTIDKITQKDSTSTMQSKTGPHQQESGQQSFDHILPNLAFLQNGPNPYHHGSPPRSADDQERTSPISSTTSNSPRTPGSQGVPSPDDKHKKPQHSYIALIAMAILNSQEKRLLLCDIYQYIQTNFPFYRNNDRSWRNSIRHNLSLNECFIKCGRSGDGRGNFWGIHPANVEDFARGDYRRRRARRRVRATHDLSQYLYHPYSSPITAASYGAPVAGFVPMTCTTLPPYSMLPPGPFYSPPVTVPYTTAFAMPKATPYSPPSMASVSAINTMSAPITSSSLYASQVRRSPEIQTVSPASSPSLSPPSAFQSSCELSKTHIRPASSTVSSIHAPTTMYSLPYNAPSANLSYQSHWERAPLHSMYPAH, encoded by the coding sequence ATGACAGTGACTATGTTTACAATTGATAAGATCACACAGAAAGATTCAACATCAACCATGCAGAGTAAAACTGGACCACATCAACAGGAAAGCGGACAGCAGTCTTTCGACCATATTTTACCAAATCTTGCATTTTTGCAGAATGGACCAAATCCGTATCATCATGGCTCTCCTCCTCGTAGCGCAGATGATCAAGAGCGTACTTCGCCAATTTCTAGCACTACATCAAACAGCCCACGAACACCAGGTAGCCAAGGGGTTCCATCACCAGACGACAAGCACAAGAAACCACAGCATTCTTATATTGCTTTGATTGCCATGGCCATCTTGAACTCTCAAGAGAAACGTCTGCTTCTCTGTGACATCTACCAGTATATCCAGACAAACTTTCCATTTTACCGCAATAATGATAGAAGTTGGCGTAACAGCATCCGTCATAACTTGTCTCTCAATGAATGTTTCATCAAGTGCGGAAGAAGCGGCGACGGCAGAGGCAACTTTTGGGGAATCCATCCTGCAAATGTGGAAGACTTTGCCCGTGGTGATTACCGCAGACGACGTGCCAGGCGTCGCGTCCGTGCCACACACGATTTATCTCAGTACTTATACCATCCATACAGCTCACCAATTACTGCCGCTTCTTACGGTGCTCCCGTTGCTGGGTTTGTACCCATGACCTGTACCACTCTTCCACCGTACTCTATGCTTCCACCTGGTCCATTCTACTCTCCACCAGTAACTGTTCCGTACACAACTGCTTTTGCCATGCCAAAGGCAACACCATACTCACCACCATCCATGGCGTCAGTTTCTGCAATCAACACGATGTCAGCACCGATTACAAGCTCATCTCTATATGCAAGCCAGGTGCGAAGAAGTCCAGAGATCCAGACAGTTTCACCAGCTTCGTCGCCTTCGCTGAGTCCACCAAGTGCGTTTCAATCATCATGTGAACTTTCAAAGACTCATATTAGACCAGCATCTTCTACGGTAAGCAGCATTCACGCTCCAACCACTATGTATTCTTTGCCATACAACGCTCCATCTGCTAATCTGTCTTACCAGTCTCACTGGGAAAGAGCTCCTTTACATTCTATGTATCCAGCTCATTAA